From a region of the Arachis ipaensis cultivar K30076 chromosome B09, Araip1.1, whole genome shotgun sequence genome:
- the LOC107619521 gene encoding uncharacterized protein LOC107619521, translating into MEIESVKCECCGLKEDCTQDYITQVKSKFDGKWLCGLCSEAVRDEVSRGIDEAVKAHMSFCRKFKSNPAVRVADGMRQMLRRRSGDLSTSPASSAKKYSISRSTSTSQVGDSSTFSLY; encoded by the coding sequence ATGGAGATAGAATCAGTGAAATGCGAGTGTTGTGGGTTGAAAGAGGATTGCACGCAAGACTACATCACCCAAGTCAAGTCCAAGTTCGACGGCAAATGGCTCTGCGGCTTGTGCTCAGAAGCAGTCAGAGACGAAGTCAGCAGAGGCATCGATGAAGCTGTCAAAGCTCACATGTCATTCTGCCGCAAGTTCAAGTCCAACCCTGCCGTTAGAGTCGCCGACGGCATGCGGCAGATGCTCAGGAGAAGGTCCGGCGACTTGTCTACTTCTCCGGCATCCTCCGCCAAGAAGTATTCCATTTCCAGGTCAACCTCCACTTCTCAAGTCGGTGATTCTTCCACCTTCTCACTCTACTAA